The Sphingobium sp. JS3065 genomic sequence CGGTTCGCAGGTGGCATCCTTCGAGGTGCTGAGCAACGGCAAAACCCGCGCCATCAGCGTGATCAATCACCGGATCGCGTTCGACGGCGGCATCTGGAACATCACCGCGAAGCAGGATCTCGGTCTTAATGAGGGGGTCCGGCTGACGGCAATTAGGGCGGCAACGTGATGGCGGAAAAGGTGGAAGGGCTAGCCGCCCTCGATTTCGCTCTTGGCCAACTGCCGAAGTCGACCGCACGGGCCGCCCTTGTTCGTGCCGGAAAGAAGGCGCTGGAGCCGTTCATCGACGATGTGCGCAGTCTCGCGCCGGTCGATGCTGATCCTCAGAGCACCCCCAATCGACCGCCCGGCACGCTGCGGGACAGTTACGTGATCGGCACCAGGCTCAATAAGAGCCAAGCAAAGATGGCCCGGAAAGAAGGCAAGAATTTTGCGGAAGTCTACGCCGGGACGAACGACCCGGCTGGCATCCAGGCCGAGTTCGGAAACGCGCATCAGGCGCCGCAGCCTCACGCCCGACCCGCCTGGGACGGCGTTCAAAAAGAGGTTCTGGACACCATCGGCGCGCTGCTCTGGGATGAAATTTACAAGTCGGCCCAACGGCTGGCCAAAAAAGGGCGGTGACGATGCGCATCGATCTTCGCTCTCGGCTGGTAGCCAACCCGACGATCGCGGGCCTGGTCGGAAGCCGCGTCTATTGGAACAAGCGAAAGCAGGGAGACCCCCTGCCCGCTATCGTCCTCTACAAGATCTCGCCGGGCATCCAGTACACGCACAATGGCGACAGTGGCTATTATGGCAGCCGCATCCAGTTCGACAGCATCGGCTTGGAAGTCCGCGACTTCGAGCCCGTTTTCAACGCCCTGAAGGCTGAAATGGAACAGGCGAAAACGGTCGGCCAGACTGCCTTCAGCATGTCCTTCCTCGAGAGCGAGAGGGACATGCCCTTTGTCGATGTCGATGGCGTGGGCGCCGTGGGCGGCATCAGCGCTGATTTTTTCGTGTGGTGGAAGTCCCTCTAAAAGGAGCCTGCAATGGCAAATGTACGTATTGGCTACGGCTCGACCGTATCCTTCAAGATCGGGGCGGCTGCCGCTGTCCTGCTGGGCGAGGTCACCTCGATCGGTCTGCCTAATCCGCAGATCGCCGATGTCGAGGCGACGCACTTCAACAGCCCCGACCGTGCTCGCGAATATATCCCGGGCTTGAAGGACAACGGCGAAATCGCGATCGGCATCAATTATGATGCGGGTTCCGCGACCGACACGCTGGTCAACGATGCGATGGCTGAAACCGCGCCCATCGAAGTCACGATCTCGGTGCCGACGGTGTCGGGCGTCAATCAGGAATTCACCTTCCCCGGCATCGTGAAGGGATTCGAAAAGACGATCCCGATCGACGATCGCCAGACGGCGACCATCACCATCCGCGTCGCGGGCGCTGTCACGCAGGAGGCTGCGGCCTAATGGCGAACCCGCTGCGCGGCGAGGTGGCGATCACGATCGCCGAAACCCGCTATCTACTCGTTTTCGACGTGAACGCCTTCTGCCATGCGCAGGACGCGCTCGGGAAGAAGCCGCTCGAGATGGTCGCCGACTTCTCGGCGGATCCAGACGACCTGGTGACGCTGCGCGGTCTTTTCTGGGCTGGCCTTCAGAAGCATCACGCCTGCCATCTGCTGGCGGCCGGGGAGTTGCTTTCTGACGCGGGGCAGCCAGCCGTGCGTGCGGCGCTGGCGGACGGCCTGGCCGCCGCATTCGGATTGGCCGAAAAGCAGGAGGGTAAGGAGGGTGAAAACCCTCCGACGACGACCCCTGGAACTGGCTCCGGCTCCACCGGCAATACTGCGAAGCCGGTGGCGACAGCCAGATCTTCTGGTCGGAAACCCCGCGGCTGATCCGCTCCGTCATCGACGGCTATCAGGAACGGATCAACAAGCAGCAGCGGATCGCCATGTCACAGGCGTGGCATGCCGCCGCCCTTCCGCTTCAGAAGACGTTTCCGACGCTCTCGGAACTGCTGGGAGACAGCAAGCCCCAAGAGCAGCAGACGCCAGAGCAGATGCTATCGGCGATGCAGGCTTGGGTCAGCGCGACCCGGCACTGATCTAAATCGACTCTTTACCTCCTACCCGCCATCGTTGCGGTAAATGGGGGTAAGTCATGCGATTCGTAGCAATTGACGTCGAGACGGCCAACGCGAAGTACAGCAGCATCTGCCAACTCGGAATGGTTCGCTTTGAGCACGGGAAAGAGGTTGCAGCAGAGTCGATCTACATCGATCCGTGCACGCACTTCTCACCGATCAACACAAGAATCCACGGCATCAGTGAAAAGCATGTATCCGGCGCCAAGAAGTTCGATGAGGTGCATGATCTCCTTCATGAATGGACCCACGACAGTATCGTGGTCAGCCATTCGCATTTCGACAGGAGCGCGGTACGGCTGGCCTGCGAAGACCACTCGCTACCGACACCGACATGGAATTGGTTCGACAGCGCCGCTATAGCGCGGCGGGTCTGGCCGCAGCTCGCCAGCGCAGGCTTCAAGCTGAAAGTGGTGGCGGGCCATCTGGGCATCACGTTCCGACATCACGATGCTGTTCACGATGCGCGTGCTTGCGGCCAGATCGCGCTGCGCGCCATGGAAGAAACCGGAAGCTCGCTTGCAGAGATTCTCAAACGTCAGGCCGCAGCGTATGTGAAAGAAACGCTGCGTCGCACTGGTGATGGCGATGGTGCGCTGACGGGAGAAAACATCGTGTTTACCGGCGAACTGTCGGTGCCCCGATCTCTAGCGGCAAACATGGCAGCTGAGGCTGGCGGAAACGTCGACAGCGGCGTGACCAAGAAGACTACGATGCTCGTGGTAGGTGAGCGCGATCTAATGCCAGGATGGGGCGAGAAGAGCGGAAAGCACCTAAAGGCCGAGGCTCTGATTGAGAAGGGTCAGGACATCAGAATTGTGGGCGAGAACGACTTCATGTCTCTCGCCGCCATCAAAGATTAGCGGGGGGATCGGCGGCTCACTGCCGGTCGATTAATGCCGCGGCGCTGAACAGAATGGCCGATGAAATTAGAAAAGCGCCGCCGCCGATGAAGGCGACGGTCTGTCGGTGCATCTGACCGAAGTTGATCGTCTCACCAAGCCCGAAGCCTTCGCCAGTCGGGGCGATATCTACGTTCATTCCAAGCACAGCCAGCGCTCCAGCCATCAGCAGGCAGAGCGTTGCGGCGACGTAAAGAGCGGTCACTTTCATGGCCGTGACCCTAAATTCAGGATCTGGAGAACGCAATGGCTACTGGCGGAGCCTTGATTGGCGCCTTGCGTGTGACGCTCGGACTGGATTCTGCCGAGTTCGAAGCAGGCACAAAAAAGGCGCGGGCAGCTGCCAAATCCCAGGTCAGCGCCATCCAAGCCGAGTTCGACAAGCTCCGAAATGCCGGTGCTGCGCTTGCCCAGATCTGGGCGGGCAGCGAACTCGTCGCGGCGGGGAAACGCGCTCTCGATTACGCCTCATCGCTTGGGGAGGTGGCGCAGCAACTGGGCGTTACCACCAAAGACCTGCAAACCTATCGCTATGCTGCGTCGCAGGCTGGCATCTCCCAAGACGAGATGGATAGGGGGTTGGCGAAGCTGACCCGTACCATAGGCGAGGCAAAGGCGGGATCGAAGGCACAGGCCACGACTTTCCGCGAGCTCGGCGTTGCGGTCGAAGATGCCAATGGTCGCGTATATACCGCCGGTGAAGTGATCCCGAAGCTGGCGGACGCCCTATCGCAGGTGAAGGATCCAGCTACCCGCGCTCGGATTGAAACCGAGCTGTTCGGCAAGGCGGGGCAGAAGCTCGACACGCTGCTGGCCAGCGGCAGCGCAGCCGTGAATGAGTTGCGCGATGCCGCTCAGCAACTTGGCCTCGTACTGTCTGATGAGCAGATACAGAAGGCGGACGAGACCGCCGACAAGCTCGCGGCGATAAAGCAGGTGCTGGAGGCCAAGATGGCGAGCACCGTAGCGGAAAATGCCGACGCCATTCTGACGCTTGCGAACGCCTTGGGAGTGCTTGCGGCCAAATCGCTTGAAGCAGTCACGAACTTCTCCAATCTCCGCAACCTGCGCGGTGTCAATTTCGCCGCGAGTCCCACTGCCGCTAAGAATCTGCTGTCCACGGCTCAGGGTCGCCAGGTGCTCGCTCGGGACATCCAGAGCCGCATGGACCGCAACATGGCGGCAAGGGCGTCTGGGGAAGGCGATGCCGGCGCACTCGATGCGGAGTTCAAGAACCTTGTTCGCGCGCGGAATGCCGTCATACGCGCCGGTCGCGCGGCCGATCGAATTGCTGCTGCAAAGGCGAAAACTGGAACCGCGCCTGAGGGCGCCCTTCCTACTGTCGCTGAAACGGCCAAGAAGCCGAGGAAGCCCAGCGGCCCTACGGCAGAAGAGACCGCGCAGAAGCACGAGCAGGAAATGTCACGGCTGCGCCAGGAGCAGCTTCAGGCTCAGTTGCAGCTGACGAACAACGCAGAAGATCGGGCCGACCTCCAGAGCCAGTTGCTGCTGGAGGAATATACCGAGCGCAAGGCACAGGTCGAAAACGACGAGCACTTCACCGTCGATCAAAAGAAAGCCCAGGTCGCAGCGCTGAAGGCGCTTTATGGAGTCAGCGGCGAGGGAGATGACCTGGTTGTTGGCGGAAACCGCAATTCCCTTTCGGCCGGGATTTCGCGTGAAATGCAGGAGCGCCTCGCCCGGGAGGCGTTCGACATGCAGAGCGCGGACATCGAAATCCGCCGCGGCGATCTTCAGGGCCAGCTTAACATGGCGCGGACAGCCGAAGAGCGGCGCCGCATCGAACTCGAGATTCTGGACCTCGAATATAAGCTGCGCGAAGCAAAGCTGGATCAGGTCATCAACTCGCAGGACAGCAGCCAGGCCGAAAAAGAGCTGGCTCAGATGCAGATGGACCGGCTGGGGCAACAGCGCTGGATCGATGAGGCCAATATCAGCCGGCAAACCATGGGGCCGATGGCGACCTATCTGGACAGCCTGCCCCAGACTGCGGGGGAGGTGAATGAGGCATTCGAGCAGATAGCAGCCAATGGCCTCGCCAACATGAATGACCAGCTGGCCAGCGCGGCAGCGAACACGCTGAAGCTCAAAGGGCTGGCCGGTCAGCTGTTCAACCAGCTGATCGCGGATGTGATCAAGCTAAACATTCAGGCGGCCATGGGCGGCACGGGTGGCATCTTCGGAGGGCTGCTAAAGCTTGGCGGCTCGCTGTTCGGCGGCGGCAATCCGCTCGCCGGCTCGCTGACGACCGCCAACAGCAACATCGCCAGCCTGGCAGCTGGGGTCGGTAGGGGCTCATTTGATGCCTATGCACTGCCCGGCCTGGCTGTGGGCGGTACGATCGGTGGCATCCCCGGAGTCGACAAGAATATTTTGTCGATCAACGGCATCCCGGCGGCGCGGGTGAGTGCTAATGAGCGGATCACGGTGCATCCCAATGCTGCGAATGAGAATGGCAGGCGGACACAGGTGGAAGTGATCAAGGGCGATCTGTTCGATGTGATAGTGCGCCATGAAGCGGCAGGCGTCGCCGGACTGATGGCCGTCGCATCTGGGGTGCAGGCGCGTAAGGCCGCCGGCTCCGATGTTGCCCGCGTCGGCCGCCGTCGCATACCGGGGCGCGGCTGATGGCTGTCATCAGCCTACCAGACTGGGCCGTGCCCAGCGGCGCAGAGCCGTTCCTGCGCGACTTCGGGACGGTCCTGACCCCGTTCCTCGGTGGGCCGGAGCAGCGCATCAACCGCCTCGGCACCCGCTTCGGGCTGCGGGTGACGCTGCCGCCCATGCCGACGCGGGACAAGGCTCTGATCGTTCAGTCCCGCCTGCTGCGCGCCCGTGAAGACCGTTTACTGATGGAATGGCCTCAGCCAGACTTCGACGCGGGTGACCCTGGTGCCCCGCTGGTGTCGGCCATGGTCGCTTCCGGCACGACTCTGCCGCTGAAGGGCATGACGCCAGGCTATGTCATCAAGGAAGGCCAGATGCTCTCCATCATCCACGGCGGCCGTCGCTACATGGAGATGGCGTCGGCCGATGCGACTGTTGGTGCCGGTGGCACCGTCAGTGCTGCCATCTGGCCGCTCCTCCGCTCACCTCTGGCCGTCAATGACGTGGTCGAGATTGCGGCGCCAAAGATCGAAGGATTGGTTTCGCCGGGCGACGAACTCTCGTGGCAAATCTCAGTTGATCGGCTAGCCAGCTTCAGTTTCACGATTTCCGAGGGTGCATGACATGGACGATCTCTCAACGAAGCCGCTCTCGGCAGCCCAACTGGCAGAGACCGAATTCGACCTGAAGGCTGCGCGCGAAGAGGTCGTGGAACGCCTGCGGAATCAGATGCTATTCGCAGAAAAAGCGCTCGCCGCGCTGCTGCTCGCCAACGGCGGCGCCCTCATCGGCTTGTTCACCTTCATAGGTAATGTCGTCGGCAAGGCGGATGCGCCGCTGAAGTTCAGTACCGGCCACCTTTGGGGCGGATTCGCCTGCTTCTCGTTGGGCGTCGCCCTGGTGCTGATCACGCACCTATTCGCCTTCTTCAGCCAACTGGCCTTCTACAATCAGGCGGCCAATGAAATGTGGCGTCACCAGCGCACGTTGAGCAACGGAGCTTTGGACCGGGATCAGACCGAAGAAGCCAAGTTCCACGCGCGCGGGAACAGGAGCATGAAGGTCGGTATACTGACGCTTTCGGCATCACTGATCTGCTTCGTGCTCGGAGCCGGGCTGTCGCTGGCAGGCGTTCTGCCCGCCTGATCTAAACGTCATCCAGACATCACAAGGGCTGCCCTGACAGGCGGCCCTTTTTCATTGGGGGCTTTCCTTGGACCCGACGCTCAAGAACGCGCTGGCGCAGCCCAGCGTGCTGCTGTTTGGCGCGCTCAAGATCGCGCTGCCGACCTATACGCTCCGCCTGCTGGACGGCGCAGGGACGCTCCAGATCGCCGGCGAAACCTATGTCGGCTGTGATGACTTGTTCGGCACGATCGCAGAGCTGTCCGAGTTGACAGAGGAGATTGGCGACCAGGCGCCCGAGATCACGATCAAGCTGCTCCCGCCCAACATCAGCGCAGCGGCGACCCTCGCCAGTCCCGACATGCAGGGCTGCTCGGTGCAGCTGCTGGTCGGCGCGGTCAACATGACGACCGGAACGGTGATCGGCGTGCCGGAGGTCGTGTTCCTGGGTGAGGTCGATGTCCCCACGGTCGACATCGACGCGCAGGGCGAGCGCAGCGTCAGCTTCACGGTGGTCAGTGTGTTCGAGCGGCTGTTCGAGGTGGAAGAAGGGCAGCGCGCCTCGAACGGCTGGCATCAATCCATCTGGCCCGGCGAGCTTGGCCTAGAACATATGACTGGCACGGACGTGAACCTCTATTGGGGAGCGAAGCCGCCGCAGGCCAGCGGGCAGAAGAGCGGACTGGCCGGGCTGCTTCAGCGCGCCGCCGCAGCGAGGCCGGCCCTATGACGCCGATCGAGCGGCGTCACGCTGCCATCGAGGCCACCATGGCCCGCTACCGCGATCAGCATTTCCAGTGGGGCAAGGTGGATTGCGCGAAGGTCGCCGCCTTTCACCTGAAGCGCCTGGGGTACAAGATCCTGATCAGCAAGGCGGGCAGCTATAGCTCCCCTCTGGGCGCAACGCGCGCGCTTCGCCGGCTCGGCTACACCACGCTCGCTGAGATGGCGGACGGCATTGGTCTCACGCCCATTCCCTATGCCCGCATGTTGCTGGGCGACGTGGCGGAAATCGAGGGTGACAGCCCGGTAGGCGCGATCGGTCTCTATGCCGGCAATGGCAACCTCTTCTGCTTTCATGAGGACCATCCCGGCCTGGTGACGATGGCACCGAACAATATCCTTCGCGCATGGAGTGTCCTGTAATGGCAAAGGCGCTCCGAACCGTGGGCATGGTCGTCGCTGCGGTTGCCCTTGTCGCCACAGGCGTCGGCATCGCTGCGGGCGGGGCTGCGGCGGCGGCTGCCGGTTCCACCACGGCCGCGACGGCGATCTCCATCGGCACCTATGCCAGCCTGGGCGCGGGCGTGCTGTCGATGGCGGCCGCTTTCACCGCTCCCAAGCTGGGCGTGGAGGGCTCGGCCACCACCTTCACCACGAACCCGCAGAGTGGGCTGCCCTATGCCATCGGCCGCACCCGCATGTCGGGCCTGCGCGTCTATGCCCGGACCTATGACGGGTTCAAGCAGCAGTCGAAGGACGACATTCTCGCGTTCGTCGCCCTGCTCAGCATCGCCGGGCCGATTCACAGCATCGAGCAGTTCACCGCCGACAATGAGGTTGTGACCTTCGAGACGGCGACCAGCGTCGGCGACGCGAATGGCCGCTTCTACCGCTACATGGCGCAGCGCCTTTCGCTTGGGCCTTCGAGCGGCCCCGCATTGGATTCCAGCTTCGGCGGCAAGTTCTTCCCCGATTGGACCGCCAATCATAAGCTGAGCGGCATCGCGCACGCGCAATGGGCGCTCCGCTTCGACACCGACGGCGACCTGTACGGCGCCGGCGCACCAGAGCCGGCGTGGATCGGCAAGTGGGTGAAGGTCTATGATCCGCGCAAGGATAGCACCTATCCCGGCGGATCGGGTGCGCACCGCGCCCTTAATGAAGCGACCTATGAATGGTCGGACAACCCCGGCCTGCACGCCCTCACATGGGCGCTAGGCCGCTGGCAGAACGGCAAACGGGTGTGCGGCATTGGCGCGCCGATCTCGACCATTCGCGTCGCCGATTTCGTCGAGTGCGCCAATGTCTGCGACGCCAACGGGTGGAAGGTCGGCGGCGTCGAATGGACGACCGATGCCAAGTGGGACACGCTGAAGCGCATCCTGCAAGCTGGCGGCGCGATACCGACCCAGACGGGCGCGATGATCGGCTGCCTCACCTCCATGCCGCGCACGGCCGTGGCGACGATTGAGAGCCGCCATCTGCTGGATGGGCTGTCGATCGCGGCGACGAAGAGCCGGCGGGACCGTTTCAACAGCGTCATCCCGCGCTACGTCGATGAGGACAGCGATTGGGCGGTCATCTCTGGAACCGCGATTACGGTGAACGACTATGTCGCGGCTGACGGCGGCCAGCGCACCAAAGAAGTCGATTTCCCGCTTGTGCAGGTATTCAGCGGAGAAACAGCGGCCCAGCCCGGCCAGTTGGCCGCCTATGCCGTCGTCAACAGCCGCGAGGCCGGTCCGTTCACCTGGACGACCGGGCCGGAGTGGATCGGCCTTAAGACCGGCGATGTCGTGCTGCTCAATGTGCCAGAGGAAGGTCTGGTCAATCAGCCGGTCCTCATCACCCGGCGCTCGCCGGACCCTGCTACGGGCAAGGTGTCATTCTCGGCCGAGACGGAGACCTATTCCAAGCACGCCTATGCGCTGGGCCAGAGCACAACGCCGCCGGCGCCGTTTCGTCTGGAGGCGCCGGACCTGAAGCCCGCATCGCCGCTCGCGGAGAACTGGAACGTTACCGGCGTAATTTCCGGCGAAGGCTTCCCGGCCCTGCAGGTTGTAGGGGCGAGCGAGATGCCGTCGGCCGATGCCATCGTCATTGACTATCGCAAGTCGGGTGATGAAGCCTGGACCGGCTCGGCCATCCTGTCTGCCGTCGAGCCGGTCAGCCATGTCATCGCGCCGCTGGAAAGCGAGACCGCCTATGACGTGCGGATCGGCTATCGCGTGGGCACCAGTCTCGGCAACATGACAATCTTCGTTAACGTCGTCACTGGTCTGGGCAAGATCACGATCATCGAAGGGCGCATCAGCGAAATCGATGAGCAGATGAACCAGTTGGCCGAAGATGCTGCGGCCGCAGGCGTTCGCCTCGATGCGATCGAACCCGCGATCGACACCATCGAGGCTGCCGTCGCTGCCAACAGCGATGCTGCGGCGCTGCTCGGGCAGGAGCTGAGCAAGCAGGGCGGCGCGCTGGCGACGGTGCGCGATCAGGTTGGCGTATTGGCGCTGGATGATGACGCGGCCGCCGGTGCGCTGCTCGCCGCCACGATCAAGGCAAGTCAGCAGAGTGCGGCCTTTTCGCAGGAGCGCACGCTACGCTTGAATTCCGAAGAGGTAATTGCGCGATCCGTCGATCAGCTGGCGGTTACCTTGGGCAGTCAGGCGGCGGCGATCACGGTGCAGCAGGCGATCGTTGGGCTGATCCAGGAGAACATCACAACGCTGTTTGCTCAGTGGTCGTTGGACGTCGATGTCAATGGCGTGATCGGCGGGATGAAGTTCCTGAACAACGGAACCGTGGTGGACCTTACGATCCAGTCCAATCGCCTGCGCATGATCCCGCCGGGCGGGAATGGCTCGGACGGGAAATACATCACCGTCGACAGTAACGGGCGAACGACCGAGTATATCCTGAGCGGTGGAGTTCGAGTGCTCGAAGAAGGCTGGCTCACCTAATGGGCTGGGGCACTCGCGTCCGCGATGAGGCTGGCAACCTTCAGGTCGAGGAAGGCGCGCGCTATGGCCGCGTGTCTGGTTTTTTCGACATCACAGCAGCCAACTCGACTGTGTCGGGCACCACCTGGACGGGGTCGTTCAATGACCCCATCTTCCTCACCGGCGCAGCATGGTGGGCGATCAACTATCTCTATTCGACGATACCGAACGTCCCGGTGGCAGGCGTCAGCATCTCCGTATCGGGGCAAACGCTCAGCTGGTCGATTGATCGGAATGTCACGCCCGCGCCCAACGTCAACACCGTCCGCCTTCTCTATGGAGTGTATTGATGCCGCACGGCTACCGGATACTTGGCCCTTCCGGGGCTGTGCAGATCGATCAGCACTATCGCAACCTGATGCTGCGGTCTGTTCAATCCGTCACGACAACGTCGCCCGATAAGACCAATTATCAGACATTCACTCAGTATCCGAAGAACGGCTATAGCTACCTGAATGCCGCCAATGAGGATCCTGTAACCACCCCGCTCATTTTCTTCCCGGCTGACGCCTACACCGGAACTTATGGGGGTGGCGGCTCTGGATCGCTGGTGACGAACAAAGCCAGAGGCGGTGTGACAAAACTGGCGATATTTGATGTCCCTACGCCGCCGCCTATCAATAAGTGGGGTCGAATTGTCAGGACCGCCGGCGGCGTCATCACCTATTATTCGGGTTACAAATATCTGCGGGTCCATTCAGTGCTGACCGGTAGCAACTATCTTACCAACCCCATCAATCTTTCGCTTCCAACAGACCGGAAGTGGGGCTTCTGCTGCTTCAAATGGGCGGGTCGAACGCGGCTCGATGATGATCGAGCCTATGACCAGATAGGATCGAACTTGCGCTTCTATCGCACCCGGCGCGAGATCATGGCGATCAGGCTGGCAGGAGGGGGGCTGACCTCAACCGACATGTCCTACATGGACGACAGCGATTACGCATTCCCGGACGCGGCGTGGGATCATCAGGACAGCGTTGATCGCTCCTATGCGATCATCATCGCCGACATGACCCACGTTCCTGAGTGGTGAGCCTGTGAGGCCCACCAGCTCCAGTTTCTGACGACGGTAATCCACGATCGTCGTGCCACCTAACATCGATATTAAAGGAGACGCATTTTGCCTTGGTATAATGCGGGGACGGTCAGCGTCACCAACGACAGCGTCAATGTGACGGGCGCCGGGACCGCCTGGGTCGATAACGTCCGTGCGGGGCAATCATTCGTTGGACCGGACGGGCTGACGATCGAGATCGCCTCGGTCGTGTCGGCGACCTCGCTCACTCTGGCGCGCCCCTATCGCGGGGTGACGGCGGCAGGACAAGCCTACAGCATCATGCCGGTCCAGGGCGATCTGCGCGATCTTGCCCTGCAAGCGAAGGATCTGGTGCTATCATTCAGCAGTGTGCGCGATGGTGTCGGTCAAGGCATCTTCCCTGTCGGAACCGTGGGCACGCCCGGCATCCGGTTCAGCGGGGATGAGGATACTGGGCTCTCGCGGACTGCTGCCAATGAACTTTCCGGCATTGTCGGAGGGGCTGTGGGTTGGCGGCTCACCACGGGCGGACTGGCGGTGACGGGTGCGGTTACCGCCAAGAATGCTGGCGGTGGGCGAGCGGATTTGTCGCCGGGAGACGCGACGCATACCGGATTTCTGGCACTATACGCAGCGAATGATGTTCGCCGCGGCTATATCGGTTTCATCACGACGACTGGTGGGGCGCAGCCGCTATCGTATCAGAACGAAACCGGCGGCGTTCACCTCTTCGCGCAGGGGATTACCAGCTCCAGCGACATCCAGAGCAATAATCTCCTGTTGCGCGGGGATGGCTCCAACGCCTTCGTGCGCCCCACCAATGCAGGCGGCGATCTCTGCCTGGGCGCCAATGCAACCACGACATGGCGCTGTGCCAATAGCGGCGTATTTCACCCGGAGGTCGACAACGTCTGGAGCGTAGGCCGGGCCGATAAGCGCGCGTCGGTCTTCTTTGCTGGCACCGGGTCGATCAACACCTCTGATGAACGCGAGAAGCTGTGGCGCGGCTTCTCGGAGGATCTGAAGGCGAAGTTTCGCCGGATTGCGGATGCCATCATTCGTGAGTTGGGCTGGTTCCAGCTGCTCGATCAGATCGAGGAAAAGGGAGAAGATGGTGCACGTTGGCACTTCGGCGTGCGGGCGCAGCGCGTCTGGTCTATCGTGGCCGCCGAAGGTCTGTGCGCTCCACTGATTGGCGAAGGGGCTGAGCAGCGGCCTGATCCATCATGGACCGGCTCGCCTCCGCCCGCGTGGCTGTGCTGGGATATTTGGCCTGACCGCTTCGACCCGATCATGGAACAGCGGCAAGTTGGCACGGATACAGTTGTCGTCGGGCAGGAGCCGACCGGCCTCCTCGATGCCACCGGCTCGCCGATCATGCGCAACCTCATCGAAGAACGGCCAATCATGGGAATGGTCGAAGTCGGTCAGCGGCTAGATAGGGCAGCAGGCAATCGGTTCGGCCTACGAGTCGATCAAATGGGTCTGCTGCTCAACTGGGAAATGGGCGAGCGAGACAAGGACAGGCAAGCAGAGGTCGCTGAATTCGCGGTCCGTCTCGAAGCGTTGGAGGCAGCATGATCTACCTTCCGCACATCATCATGGCGCTGGCTGTCCAAGCGATCGTCGGCCTGCTCACAGGTAACTGGTGGGCGGGCGCGGCGCTGGGTTCTGCCTATTTCATCGGCCGGGAAGTCGCCCAGGCGGAATATCGTTGGATCGAGCGGTTCGGGGGTGGGCTGCGCGCCAACATGCCCTGGTGGGGCCGTCTCGATCCTCGCGTCTGGCCGAAGCTGGACCAGTGGATCGACTGGATCGGGCCGGTGCTGGCTACCTGCGCGGCCGCATATGTTTCGGGCTGATGCCATGCACGACGCCATCATCACACATCAGGGGGCAAAGGCGATGACGCCATGGTTTGAGGCAGCCATCGCAAAATATGGCTGGATTGTATTGGGGCTGACGTTCGGGCTGGCGGCGAAATATGCGCTGCTCATCAAGAAGGGCGTGAAGATTAAGCCGGT encodes the following:
- a CDS encoding tail fiber domain-containing protein, with product MPWYNAGTVSVTNDSVNVTGAGTAWVDNVRAGQSFVGPDGLTIEIASVVSATSLTLARPYRGVTAAGQAYSIMPVQGDLRDLALQAKDLVLSFSSVRDGVGQGIFPVGTVGTPGIRFSGDEDTGLSRTAANELSGIVGGAVGWRLTTGGLAVTGAVTAKNAGGGRADLSPGDATHTGFLALYAANDVRRGYIGFITTTGGAQPLSYQNETGGVHLFAQGITSSSDIQSNNLLLRGDGSNAFVRPTNAGGDLCLGANATTTWRCANSGVFHPEVDNVWSVGRADKRASVFFAGTGSINTSDEREKLWRGFSEDLKAKFRRIADAIIRELGWFQLLDQIEEKGEDGARWHFGVRAQRVWSIVAAEGLCAPLIGEGAEQRPDPSWTGSPPPAWLCWDIWPDRFDPIMEQRQVGTDTVVVGQEPTGLLDATGSPIMRNLIEERPIMGMVEVGQRLDRAAGNRFGLRVDQMGLLLNWEMGERDKDRQAEVAEFAVRLEALEAA
- a CDS encoding phage tail protein, producing the protein MAKALRTVGMVVAAVALVATGVGIAAGGAAAAAAGSTTAATAISIGTYASLGAGVLSMAAAFTAPKLGVEGSATTFTTNPQSGLPYAIGRTRMSGLRVYARTYDGFKQQSKDDILAFVALLSIAGPIHSIEQFTADNEVVTFETATSVGDANGRFYRYMAQRLSLGPSSGPALDSSFGGKFFPDWTANHKLSGIAHAQWALRFDTDGDLYGAGAPEPAWIGKWVKVYDPRKDSTYPGGSGAHRALNEATYEWSDNPGLHALTWALGRWQNGKRVCGIGAPISTIRVADFVECANVCDANGWKVGGVEWTTDAKWDTLKRILQAGGAIPTQTGAMIGCLTSMPRTAVATIESRHLLDGLSIAATKSRRDRFNSVIPRYVDEDSDWAVISGTAITVNDYVAADGGQRTKEVDFPLVQVFSGETAAQPGQLAAYAVVNSREAGPFTWTTGPEWIGLKTGDVVLLNVPEEGLVNQPVLITRRSPDPATGKVSFSAETETYSKHAYALGQSTTPPAPFRLEAPDLKPASPLAENWNVTGVISGEGFPALQVVGASEMPSADAIVIDYRKSGDEAWTGSAILSAVEPVSHVIAPLESETAYDVRIGYRVGTSLGNMTIFVNVVTGLGKITIIEGRISEIDEQMNQLAEDAAAAGVRLDAIEPAIDTIEAAVAANSDAAALLGQELSKQGGALATVRDQVGVLALDDDAAAGALLAATIKASQQSAAFSQERTLRLNSEEVIARSVDQLAVTLGSQAAAITVQQAIVGLIQENITTLFAQWSLDVDVNGVIGGMKFLNNGTVVDLTIQSNRLRMIPPGGNGSDGKYITVDSNGRTTEYILSGGVRVLEEGWLT